In the Mya arenaria isolate MELC-2E11 chromosome 11, ASM2691426v1 genome, one interval contains:
- the LOC128207536 gene encoding uncharacterized protein LOC128207536, which produces MDYVVFLSAHTACNDRMNNYRLQPVRVESIDDTTQLNNKLCSAHSDPHIKTFDRDWTYDLHKPGSYLLYRNTEYRTEVQIKLDKCPTYSTFALHPYCIQALVARAGRDIFLINYGTHPEVNFKQCDDGVLHRKITKIGNKDYKIILPTGTKITVMQNRGSNGWEKFMEVNIYAGLPDVGRTDGLCGNCNGNPKDDPQHDSQPIYAQFFHISQTDLQKYTLTNTPEDLFNTANHNRVYGWDNRFRFCECDKNSWRFAIIGQLDKTEIKCKEEATTVCEEDSLKSTFPICTLARKKRSVDRYRSAKTRRVSSTVETRDHHIVLREANKYNESTARQECIRLMNTSVVQMCSNLKDFNISSFINSCVADTLITSSTVWSKIHLEAIKGTCIEHVRFNQPIPPDVLANATAPSDWFNETLNETETQNSTTFAPMLSPKSTPSPYVALFTPELLKDIEDIACPGDCNGHGICDKGQCVCQDGYYDIDCGQDIRQPPRIEGIPDLGVCDLNMRECGVTSVFGRNFIESSTLSCKLVPFEVHALEVVIRDPLIVPGEIETIVEISCNLPKARERRSVTEGVNAPIARGYNVSVSNDGSAFSEEDLLVIYDATCVSCTTVNGVVKCSKESGFCMENGICFKQGQSTNCLTCTVDNGDSSWSPSTECADPYSEPAKKLWIIGAAVGPIVGATIVALAIYCYNKKRSQFRRKKLGSINPLNDTEVASVQQSKT; this is translated from the exons ATGGATTATGTCGTATTTCTTTCTGCACACACTGCATGCAATGACAGAATGAACAATTACAGACTGCAGCCAGTCAGA GTTGAGAGCATAGATGACACAACTCAGCTGAACAATAAACTCTGTTCCGCTCATTCTGATCCGCATATCAAAACGTTTGACAGGGACTg GACTTACGACTTGCATAAACCAGGCTCGTATCTTCTCTACCGAAATACTGAGTATCGGACAGAG GTGCAGATAAAGCTGGACAAATGTCCGACGTATAGTACGTTTGCTTTACACCCATACTGTATACAGGCTCTTGTCGCAAGGGCAGGAAGAGATATTTTTCTTATCAATTATGGGACACATCCTGAAGTAAACTTTAAACAATGTGATGATGGTGTACTGCACAGAAAGATAACAAAGATTGGAAACAAAGATTATAag ATAATCCTTCCTACTGGCACAAAAATAACAGTGATGCAAAACAGGGGTTCAAATGGCTGGGAAAAATTCATGGAGGTAAACATATATGCCGGTCTTCCAGATGTCGGCAGAACGGACGGTCTTTGTGGGAATTGCAATGGAAACCCAAAAGACGACCCTCAGCATGATTCACAACCAATTTATGCACAGTTTTTCCACATTTCGCAAACAGACCTTCAGAAATATAC ATTAACAAACACCCCGGAAGATTTGTTCAACACTGCAAATCACAATCGAGTGTATGGATGGGATAATAGGTTTAGATTTTGCGAGTGCGACAAAAACTCCTGGCGGTTTGCAATTATTGGTCAATTGGATAAAACGGAAATCAAATGCAAGGAGGAAGCAACAACTGTTTGTGAAGAAGATAGTCTGAAGTCAACATTTCCTATATGCACCTTAGCAAGAAAGAAAAGATCAGTTGACAGATATAGAAGCGCAAAAACACGCCGTGTGTCAAGCACTGTCGAAACG AGAGACCACCATATAGTTTTGAGAGAAGCAAACAAGTACAATGAATCCACTGCAAGACAAGAATGTATCAGATTGATGAACACTTCAGTTGTTCAAATGTGTTCAAACCTGAAAGATTTCAACATTTCGTCTTTCATTAACAGTTGTGTTGCCGACACGTTG attACTTCTTCGACGGTATGGTCCAAGATTCACTTGGAAGCAATCAAAGGAACATGCATAGAACATGTGCGTTTCAATCAGCCAATACCTCCAGATGTGCTTGCTAATGCTACAGCACCTAGTGATTGGTTTAACgaaactttaaatgaaacagaaaCTCAAAACAGCACCACTTTTGCACCGATGCTGTCTCCCAAGTCGACTCCATCTCCGTATGTTGCTTTGTTTACACCAGAGTTATTGAAAGATATAGAAGACATTGCTTGTCCCGGTGATTGTAATGGTCATGGAATATGCGACAAAG GACAATGCGTTTGTCAAGATGGATACTATGATATCGACTGCGGACAAGATATACGGCAACCACCACGTATTGAAGGAATACCGGATTTAGGTGTTTGCGATTTGAATATGAGAGAATGCGGTGTAACATCAGTGTTCGGCAGAAATTTTATTGAATCGTCAACTCTTTCATGCAAGCTGGTGCCTTTCGAA GTACACGCGCTGGAGGTAGTTATTCGGGATCCTTTAATTGTTCCTGGAGAAATTGAAACCATTGTTGAGATAAGTTGTAATTTACCAAAAGCACGAGAAAGGCGTTCCGTTACGGAAGGGGTCAATGCGCCGATCGCTAGAGGATACAACGTATCAGTCAGCAACGACGGTAGTGCTTTTAGTGAAGAGGACTTGCTTGTTATATATGACGCTACTTGTGTTAGTTGCACGACTGTTAACGGGGTTGTCAAATGTTCCAAGGAG AGCGGGTTTTGCATGGAAAATGGAATTTGTTTCAAGCAGGGTCAGTCAACTAACTGTTTAACGTGCACAGTTGATAACGGAGACTCATCCTGGTCTCCAAGTACAG AATGCGCCGACCCATATTCGGAGCCAGCCAAGAAACTATGGATAATTGGTGCTGCCGTTGGACCAATTGTTGGCGCCACTA